GATGATCTCATCCTTGTCGTTGCGAAGGGGGACAGCATGGGTATCGAGCCAAAGCTGCCTGCCCTTGATGCCGGTCATCTTGAAGGTCAGGGTACCCGGCTTGCCCTGAAAGACCTCTTCCGTAAGTTTCCTGAAGGCCTCGCGATATTCCGGCGCAATGAGGGGGAAGATCGATTTGCCCTTGGCCTGATCGAGCGAATCCACCTGGATCATCTCCAGTCCCGCGCGGTTCATCATGATCAGGGTTCCGTCGGAAGCAACGAGCTTGACGCATTCCGGCTCGGTCTCAATAATGGTCTGAAGAAAATTTTTGCTATCGCTGAGCGCGGTTTCCACCTGGGTGCGGTCCGGAGGGTCATTCACCGGGGGAAATTCCCGGGGCACGGCGCCGGTATTCCTGGAACCGTCATGGGGATCGTGGGCAGGATGTTTTTTTTTCTCTGTCATTGGGGACCACGTTCATGCACGATGCGCGGGGGTCTCTCCGCTTGCCGGAAGACCCGAAGCGCGTCGATCCCTGCTCACGGTAAATCTGGACAATGCGTCTATAACCACCTAAAGTATACCAAAAAAGCGGACGGGAATGTATTCTTTCGATGGATTCATGATCAATGACGATGGTTCTTCCCTTCCGTCATTCCTCGCGAGGCATCACCGGCTGCCAAACCTACTGTTTGTCCGGCAACAGCCTGGATATGATCCCCTTGCCGTCCTTCCTGAGCGACACCTCGACCTTCATCGGCCCGCGAACATTCCTTCCCTGCTCGAGCTGGATCCCTTTCCCCTCTTCCACAAAATAGCTTTCGATCCCGTATTGCACATTCACCTTCTTGGTCCTGATCTCCGTGATCTCCCCGACAATCCCGTGAACTGGCTGGATGCCCTGCCAGCAGGGCTGTTTATATGCCGCGTTGTCCTTGTTATAGGAGAGCATGCTGCCCTGATTGTCAAGGCAGGCGGTGATCGCGTCGCCTTTCTTCAATCCCTGCATCCCTGAGTGGGTGACCTCCCGTTTCACGCCGTTATCGTCCTGAAACGTCAAGTTCCATTTCGACTCCCGGTATTCATTCCGCACCCTTCCCTGGATGTATTGTCCGCTCGCCGGCCGCTCCTTGCTGACCGACGCGGCAAACGACGTGCCGTCGGCAATCATATCGAGGTTGACATAGATCGACTGGCCCGGCAGAAAATCAGGCTTTTGCGAACCGCTGTCAAGAAGCAGGTTGGTGATCTCGTAGGTAAGGTTGACGTAATCGCCCCGGAAGAGGTCGCGCGGGTCCACGGGCGTGGTCTTGAGCACCACCTTGTCGCCCGTCGCGATCCAGTATTCCCGGTAGGCGATGATGCCGAGAAGCAGCAGCACCTGGAGACAAACGATCAGGATGAACTTGATGCGCATCAGTCGGCCTCCAGGTTGAACGATGCCAGCACCGTGCGCCGCTTCTTTTCGAGCACGATACCGCCGGCGAGAAGCAGGAGACCGCCGCCAATGAAGAAGAGTGAGCGGGGCATCAGTTTCCAGAAGAAGTCGAAATATCGGGCGATCACCTCGAGGACGAAGAAGACCAGGCCGAGGTTGATGTAGGCCCTGTTCCGCCTGAGGTAGCCGAGTACGATCACGCCGATGATCTGGAGCGCATACAGGAGGTTGAAGGCCAGCCGCAGCATGGAGTAGCCCTGGTCGCGCCGCGTGTACTCGGTGGAATATGTCTCAGGTGACGTCCCCAGGAAGCCCTTGCTGGTAAGGCAAAAGAGAAGCACGATCAGGAACAGGGCGGCCAGAAATACCGTTTCGGCTATCCATGTTTTCCCCTTTTCCCCTTTGACGATGAAGAGCGTGAGAGCGGCAGCGAACAGGATCGTGAAACCGTAATAGAAATACCTGAGCGCAGACGCGCCGAAATGCCACTGCATGAACGCGAAGGTGAGCACATAACCGGAGGCGAGCGTGAGGAACAGGCCGATGCCGAGATAGGGGCCGGAAAGGTGCTCGAGGGACGGGAAACCGCGGTGCATGAGACCGAATGCCCACAGGGTAATGCCTGCCATGAGAAAGAGCGCGATGAAGACCGTGATGTTGCCGTAGGCGCTGAAAAAGGACAGGGAGAAGGTCGCCTCCATCCCGAGCCAGAGGAGAAGATCGATGATCGCGAGCGACAGGAGTGAGTTCAGACCCAGGAGGTATGCGAGCGGCAGCGCGGCAAGCCCCCAGATCAGCGGACCGTTGGGATAGTGTACCGAGATATGGTACATCTGGGCGATGAGGAAGATCCCCGCCCCGAAGATGAGCGAGCCGAGCAGGATAAGCCCCGCGCCGACGCGCGGAGAGTTCCGGCGCTCGTAGCGAAGAAAGAAACCCGTGCCGTAGGAGGCGAGGAGCGAAATGAAGATGATCGCGAGCCTGCCCGCATTCGGGATCCGGGACCAGTTCGAAGCAACGAAGAGCAGGACGCCGATCCCCACCAGGAGGGAACCGAGTACCGAGATCGCGGTGATGAGCTTGGTCGGCCCCGCTTTGTCCTCGGCCGCCTTCATGCCCGCGTACCTTTCGAGGATACGGTCCTTCTGCTCCGGCTCGACGATACCCTCTTCGAGCCATTTTCCTGCTTCGGTTTCGAGCGTCTGAATGAATGTTCTGTCCGGTTTTGTCATCACGGGAAAACTGAAGATGATCTCGTCTTTCCTTTTGGCGTTCAGCGGACATTGATGCGGATGAACGAAGCTTCCTGATCCCGTTCCACCCGCATCCCTTGTTGTCTGATCGCCTGCCCTATTCCGCCCGTACCAGGTCCTCGAACCTGATGTCCACGCCGAATACACCGACGATAGTGCTCGCATCATCAGCGATGGGCGCCGACACGGTGATGCAGAGCGCGCCGGTGATCTTCGAGGTGTAGAAGTCCGACACAAAGCTCTTGCCGTCCTTCATCGGATTGATGAACCACGACCGGTCCGAGAAGTTGTCGCCCAGGCCGGCAACCTCATATTTGGCCTTGTTCTCGATATCCGTAATGTTCTTGGTTATCTTGTTGCCCTCTTTATTCACC
The DNA window shown above is from Nitrospirota bacterium and carries:
- a CDS encoding GDYXXLXY domain-containing protein — translated: MRIKFILIVCLQVLLLLGIIAYREYWIATGDKVVLKTTPVDPRDLFRGDYVNLTYEITNLLLDSGSQKPDFLPGQSIYVNLDMIADGTSFAASVSKERPASGQYIQGRVRNEYRESKWNLTFQDDNGVKREVTHSGMQGLKKGDAITACLDNQGSMLSYNKDNAAYKQPCWQGIQPVHGIVGEITEIRTKKVNVQYGIESYFVEEGKGIQLEQGRNVRGPMKVEVSLRKDGKGIISRLLPDKQ
- a CDS encoding DUF2157 domain-containing protein, with protein sequence MMRALSSVYSAWTSGSRTWYGRNRAGDQTTRDAGGTGSGSFVHPHQCPLNAKRKDEIIFSFPVMTKPDRTFIQTLETEAGKWLEEGIVEPEQKDRILERYAGMKAAEDKAGPTKLITAISVLGSLLVGIGVLLFVASNWSRIPNAGRLAIIFISLLASYGTGFFLRYERRNSPRVGAGLILLGSLIFGAGIFLIAQMYHISVHYPNGPLIWGLAALPLAYLLGLNSLLSLAIIDLLLWLGMEATFSLSFFSAYGNITVFIALFLMAGITLWAFGLMHRGFPSLEHLSGPYLGIGLFLTLASGYVLTFAFMQWHFGASALRYFYYGFTILFAAALTLFIVKGEKGKTWIAETVFLAALFLIVLLFCLTSKGFLGTSPETYSTEYTRRDQGYSMLRLAFNLLYALQIIGVIVLGYLRRNRAYINLGLVFFVLEVIARYFDFFWKLMPRSLFFIGGGLLLLAGGIVLEKKRRTVLASFNLEAD